In Oncorhynchus keta strain PuntledgeMale-10-30-2019 chromosome 19, Oket_V2, whole genome shotgun sequence, a single genomic region encodes these proteins:
- the LOC118398212 gene encoding chromodomain-helicase-DNA-binding protein 4-like isoform X6, translated as MSGSEEDRDDFGAPEDRSLMHDEEEMSENEAPKVKKKKKAKKSRENKSSKRRTSRREDVPMSSPEPMETPEVDRDEERAVPHSDSEGSDYNPGKKKKKNRGGTSKEKKRSSTSADRNGGGKDKRKDPEPEEEEDEDDDDDSSEPKTSSQLLDDWGMEDIDHVFSEEDYRSLTNYKAFSQYVRPLIAAKNPKIAVSKMMMVLGAKWREFSTNNPLRGSAAANAALAAANVSAAVDSMVAEVAPPPTPAPVAELQLPPAPPLKKAKTKEGKGPNARKKSKPTPKPVEKKKVATKKVAPLKIKLGGFNSKRKRSSSEEDEPDVESDFDDASMNSVSVSDGSNSRSSRTKKPKSKPKKKKGQYSAVEEDGDGYETDHQDYCEVCQQGGEIILCDTCPRAYHMVCLDPDMENAPEGTWSCPHCEKEGKQWEAREDGSEEEEEEVEPEPEEDDHHMEFCRVCKDGGELLCCDSCPSSYHIHCLNPPLPEIPNGEWICPRCTCPPMKGKVQKILTWRWGDPPPPTTIPRPPDLPADQPDPAPLAGRPEREFFAKWSNMSYWHCSWVSELQLELHCQVMFRNYQRKNDMDEPPSIDFGEGDEEKSTKRKAKDPLYAKMEEKYYRFGIKIAWMMIHRILNHSQDKKNNIHYLIKWKDLPYDQATWEAEDMDIPEFDIFRQQYWNHRELMMGDEGKPGKKMKVKGKTKRLDRPPENPVVDPTIKFERQPDYLDSTGGNLHPYQLEGLNWLRFSWAQGTDTILADEMGLGKTVQTAVFLYSLYKEGHSKGPFLVSAPLSTIINWEREFEMWAPDMYVVTYVGDKDSRAVIRENEFSFENNAIRGGKRASKMKKDSSVKFHVLLTSYELITIDMAILGSIDWACLVVDEAHRLKNNQSKFFRVLNNYPLQHKLLLTGTPLQNNLEELFHLLNFLTPERFSNLEGFLEEFADIAKEDQIKKLHDMLGPHMLRRLKADVFKHMPSKTELIVRVELSPMQKKYYKFILTRNFEALNTRSGGNQVSLLNVVMDLKKCCNHPYLFPVAAMEAPKMPNGMYDGSALTKSAGKLTLLQKMMRKLKDGGHRVLIFSQMTKMLDLLEDFLENEGYKYERIDGSITGGMRQEAIDRFNAPGAVQFAFLLSTRAGGLGINLATADTVIIYDSDWNPHNDIQAFSRAHRIGQNKKVMIYRFVTKASVEERITQVAKKKMMLTHLVVRPGLGSKTGSMSKQELDDILKFGTEELFKDELGKGDKEAGYWKRVAGENKEEDSQVIHYDDMAVDRLLDRNQESETPEETEIGSMNEYLGSFKVAQYVVKDEEEAEEEVQREIIKQEESVDPDYWEKLLRHHYEQQQEDLARNLGKGKRIRKQVNYNDGSQEDRGSRRDWQDDQSDNNSDYSVASEEGDEDFDERAEANNRRPNRKGMRGDRDKPLPPLLARVGGNIEVLGFNVRQRKAFLNAVMRYGMPPQDAFTTQWLVRDLRGKAEKEFKAYVSLFMRHLCEPGADGAETFADGVPREGLSRQHVLTRIGVMSLIRKKVQEFEHVNGQWSMPWMMELEESKKAAAAAAGAHPDSPGKTPSTGTPADTQPNTPATAPKTPSTGTPADTQPNTPAPADDPSRTEDAVKDGEKEEKKDREGEKESGKTEDPEIIAIPDEDEKAPSPEQKEKEKEEEEPMETDEPTNGEVEKKDGETAEKSAEGGEGTKSPAAEETTDVSEVKSEDSEAKAEDKKEEKTEEMDTTPASEEKKEQKEEKDGVKVEEPAKLQNGDSVKEGAAAGVSEEKKKAKTRFMFNIADGGFTELHSLWQNEERAATVTKKTNEIWHRRHDYWLLAGIIQHGYARWQDIQNDVKYAILNEPFKAEMNRGNFLEIKNKFLARRFKLLEQALVIEEQLRRAAYLNMSEDPSHPSMALNTRFSEVECLAESHQHLSKESMSGNKPANAVLHKVLKQLEELLSDMKADVTRLPATIARIPPVAVRLQMSERNILSRLASRGPEPQPQQQQMSQQ; from the exons ATGTCTGGAAGCGAAGAAGATAGGGATGATTTTGGAGCCCCAGAGGATCGGTCTCTAATGCATG ATGAGGAAGAGATGTCAGAGAATGAGGCCCCGAAGgtgaagaaaaagaagaaggcCAAAAAGAGCCGGGAGAACAAAAGCAGCAAGAGGCGAACCTCTCGCAGAGAG GATGTGCCAATGAGCTCCCCCGAGCCCATGGAGACCCCCGAGGTAGACCGAGACGAAGAGCGAGCGGTTCCCCACTCGGACAGCGAGGGCAGCGACTACAACccggggaagaagaagaagaaaaacaggGGGGGCACTTccaaggagaagaagaggagcagCACCAGCGCTGACAGAAACGGCGGAGGAAAGGACAAGAGGAAGGACCCTGAAcctgaggaagaagaggatgaggacGATGATGACGATAGCTCG GAGCCTAAGACATCGTCCCAGCTCCTGGATGACTGGGGAATGGAGGACATTGACCACGTCTTCAGCGAAGAGGACTACCGCTCCCTCACCAACTACAAGGCCTTCAGCCAATATGTCCG ACCCCTCATTGCGGCCAAGAACCCCAAGATCGCAGTGTCCAAGATGATGATGGTACTGGGCGCCAAGTGGCGTGAGTTCAGCACCAACAACCCCCTGAGAGGCTCCGCCGCGGCCAACGCCGCCCTGGCTGCCGCCAACGTGTCTGCTGCCGTGGACAGCATGGTGGCGGAGGTCGCACCCCCTCCCACACCCGCCCCGGTCGCCGAGCTTCAGCTACCGCCCGCCCCGCCTCTGAAAAAGGCCAAGACCAAAGAGGGCAAAGGTCCAAATGCTCGTAAGAAGTCCAAGCCGACCCCCAAGCCCGTAGAGAAGAAGAAGGTGGCTACAAAGAAGGTGGCCCCCCTCAAGATCAAGCTAGGAGGCTTCAACAGCAAGAGGAAACGCTCCTCA AGTGAGGAAGATGAGCCCGACGTGGAGAGTGACTTTGACGACGCCAGCATGAACAGCGTGTCCGTGTCGGACGGCTCCAACAGCCGCAGCAGCCGCACCAAGAAGCCCAAGAGCAAGCCCAAGAAGAAGAAGGGTCAGTActctgcag TCGAGGAGGATGGTGACGGCTATGAGACTGACCACCAGGACTACTGTGAGGTGTGCCAGCAGGGAGGGGAGATCATTCTGTGCGACACCTGTCCCAGGGCCTACCACATGGTGTGTCTGGACCCCGACATGGAGAACGCCCCAGAGGGCACCTGGAGCTGCCCACACTGT GAGAAGGAGGGCAAACAGTGGGAGGCGCGGGAGGATGGctcagaagaagaagaggaggaggtggagcccGAGCCGGAGGAGGACGACCACCACATGGAGTTCTGCAGGGTGTGTAAGGACGGTGGCGAGCTGCTCTGCTGCGACTCCTGTCCCTCCTCCTACCACATCCACTGTCTCAATCCGCCCCTGCCTGAGATCCCCAACGGAGAGTGGATCTGCCCCCGCTGCACT tGTCCACCAATGAAAGGCAAGGTGCAGAAGATTCTGACGTGGCGCTGGGGAGACCCCCCTCCACCCACGACCATCCCCCGCCCCCCAGACCTCCCGGCTGACCAGCCAGACCCCGCCCCTCTGGCCGGGCGCCCCGAGAGGGAGTTTTTCGCCAAGTGGAGCAACATGTCCTACTGGCACTGCTCCTGGGTGTCTGAGCTGCAG TTGGAGCTGCACTGTCAGGTGATGTTCAGGAACTACCAGAGGAAGAACGACATGGACGAGCCTCCTTCAATCGACTTTGGCGAGGGCGATGAGGAAAAGAGCACAAAGAGGAAGGCCAAGGACCCGCTCTACGCCAAGATGGAGGAGAAGTACTACCGCTTCGGCATCAAGATTGCTTGGATGATGATTCACCGCATCCTTAACCACAG TCAGGACAAGAAGAACAACATCCACTACCTCATCAAGTGGAAAGACCTCCCCTACGACCAGGCCACCTGGGAGGCCGAGGACATGGACATCCCCGAGTTCGACATCTTCAGACAGCAGTACTGGAACCACAG GGAGCTAATGATGGGCGATGAGGGTAAACCAGGGAAGAAGATGAAGGTGAAAGGCAAGACGAAACGGTTGGACCGGCCTCCTGAGAACCCTGTCGTTGAC CCCACCATCAAGTTTGAGCGGCAGCCTGATTACCTGGACAGTACGGGGGGCAACCTGCACCCCTACCAGCTGGAGGGTCTCAACTGGCTGCGTTTCTCATGGGCACAGGGCACAGACACTATCCTGGCTGACGAGATGGGTCTGGGCAAGACTGTGCAGACTGCCGTGTTCCTCTACTCACTCTACAAAGAG GGTCACTCCAAGGGCCCGTTCCTGGTGAGCGCCCCCCTATCCACCATCATTAACTGGGAGCGAGAGTTTGAGATGTGGGCCCCAGACATGTACGTGGTGACCTACGTAGGAGACAAGGACAGCAGAGCCGTCATTAGAGAGAATGAGTTCTCCTTCGAGAACAACGCCATCCGCGGAGGCAAGAGAGCTTCTAAGATGAAG AAAGACTCATCGGTGAAGTTCCATGTGCTGCTGACGTCGTATGAGTTGATCACCATCGACATGGCCATCCTAGGTTCCATAGATTGGGCCTGTCTGGTGGTCGATGAAGCCCACAGGCTCAAAAACAACCAGTCCAAG TTCTTTAGGGTGCTGAACAACTATCCTCTCCAGCACAAGCTGCTACTGACCGGTACACCTCTACAGAACAACCTGGAAGAGTTGTTCCACCTCCTCAACTTCCTCACGCCAGAGAGATTCAG taaCCTGGAGGGCTTCCTGGAAGAGTTTGCTGACATCGCCAAAGAGGACCAGATCAAGAAGCTGCACGACATGCTGGGACCCCACATGCTCAGGAGGCTGAAGGCGGACGTCTTCAAACACATGCCCTCCAAGACGGAGCTCATCGTCAGGGTGGAGCTCAGCCCCATGCAGAA GAAGTACTACAAATTCATCCTCACCCGTAACTTTGAGGCCCTGAACACACGAAGTGGTGGGAACCAAGTATCCCTTCTCAATGTGGTGATGGACCTCAAGAAGTGCTGCAATCACCCCTACCTCTTCCCTGTGGCAGCCATG GAAGCCCCAAAGATGCCCAATGGGATGTACGACGGCAGCGCCCTCACTAAGTCTGCCGGGAAACTGACTCTATTGCAGAAGATGATGAGGAAGCTGAAAGACGGAGGGCACAGAGTACTCATCTTCTCTCAA ATGACCAAGATGCTTGACCTGCTGGAGGACTTCCTGGAGAACGAGGGCTACAAGTACGAGCGTATCGACGGCAGCATCACCGGGGGCATGAGACAGGAGGCCATCGACAGATTCAACG CCCCGGGAGCGGTCCAGTTTGCCTTCCTGCTGTCGACGAGAGCTGGAGGTCTGGGTATCAACCTGGCCACCGCCGACACCGTCATCATCTACGATTCCGACTGGAACCCCCACAACGACATCCAG GCGTTCAGCAGAGCTCACCGTATCGGACAGAACAAGAAGGTGATGATCTACCGCTTCGTCACGAAGGCCTCTGTGGAGGAGAGGATCACTCAG GTTGCCAAGAAGAAGATGATGTTGACCCACCTGGTGGTGCGTCCTGGTCTGGGCTCCAAGACGGGCTCCATGTCCAAACAGGAGCTGGACGACATCCTCAAGTTCGGCACGGAGGAGCTGTTCAAGGACGAGCTTGGAAAGGGGGACAAAgaag CAGGTTACTGGAAGCGTGTTGCAG GTGAGAACAAGGAGGAGGACAGCCAGGTGATCCACTACGATGACATGGCGGTGGACAGACTGCTGGACAGGAACCAGGAGTCCGAAACCCCGGAGGAAACGGAGATCGGGAGCATGAATGAGTACCTCGGCTCCTTCAAGGTGGCCCAGTACGTGGTCAAGGACGAGGAGGAGGCG GAGGAGGAAGTACAGAGGGAGATCATCAAACAGGAGGAGAGTGTCGACCCAGACTACTGGGAGAAGCTGCTCAGGCACCACTAtgagcagcagcaggaggacCTGGCCCGCAACCTGGGCAAGGGCAAGCGCATCCGCAAGCAGGTGAACTACAACGACGGCTCCCAGGAGGACCGAGGTAGTAGACGGG ATTGGCAGGATGACCAATCGGACAACAACTCTGACTACTCTGTGGCCTCCGAGGAGGGTGACGAGGACTTTGATGAGCGGGCAGAAg CCAACAATCGCAGACCCAACAGGAAAGGCATGCGGGGCGACAGGGACAAGCCACTGCCCCCCCTGCTGGCCAGAGTGGGAGGCAACATTGAG GTGTTGGGCTTCAACGTTCGCCAGAGGAAGGCCTTCCTGAATGCAGTGATGCGTTATGGGATGCCTCCCCAGGATGCATTCACCACCCAGTGGCTGGTCAGAGACCTGCGCGGGAAAGCTGAGAAAGAGTTCAA GGCGTATGTCTCGCTCTTCATGAGGCACCTGTGCGAACCCGGCGCAGACGGAGCCGAGACCTTCGCCGACGGCGTCCCACGCGAAGGGTTGTCGCGGCAACACGTCCTCACCCGCATCGGCGTGATGTCACTGATCCGTAAGAAG GTCCAGGAGTTTGAACACGTCAACGGCCAGTGGTCCATGCCCTGGATGATGGAGCTGGAGGAGAGTAAAAAGGCTGCGGCCGCTGCAGCTGGAGCCCACCCCGACTCCCCAGGGAAGACCCCCTCCACGGGCACGCCTGCAgacacacagcccaacacaccCGCCACAG CCCCCAAAACTCCCTCCACAGGCACACCCGCAGACACGCAACCCAACACGCCCGCCCCAG CAGACGATCCTTCAAGGACTGAGGACGCCGTGAAGGATGgcgagaaagaagagaagaaagacCGTGAGGGGGAGAAGGAGTCCGGAAAGACGGAAGACCCAGAG aTAATTGCGATCCCTGATGAGGATGAGAAGGCCCCTTCCCCTGAACAGAAAgaaaaggagaaagaggaagaggagcccATGGAAACAGACGAGCCTACCAACGGAGAGGTGGAaaagaaggatggagagactgcgGAGAAGAGtgctgagggaggagaggggaccaAGTCTCCAGCAGCGGAGGAAACGACGGACGTGTCGGAGGTCAAATCTGAAGATTCTGAGGCCAAAG CAGAAGATAAGAAAGAAGAGAAGACCGAAGAGATGGACACCACTCCTGCCTCGGAGGAAAAGAAAG AGCAaaaggaggagaaggatggagtgaAGGTGGAGGAGCCGGCCAAGCTGCAGAACGGGGACAGTGTGAAGGAGGGAGCGGCGGCCGGAGTCagtgaggagaagaagaaagcgAAGACGAGATTCATGTTTAACATCGCCGACGGAGGATTCACAG AGCTGCACTCCTTGTGGCAGAATGAGGAGAGGGCCGCCACCGTCACCAAGAAGACCAATGAGATCTGGCACCGTCGCCACGACTACTGGCTGCTTGCTGGCATAATACA ACACGGCTACGCGCGCTGGCAGGACATCCAGAATGATGTGAAGTACGCCATCCTCAACGAGCCCTTCAAGGCTGAGATGAACCGAGGCAACTTCCTGGAGATCAAAAACAAGTTTCTGGCCAGGAGGTTTAAG CTGCTGGAGCAGGCCTTGGTGATCGAGGAGCAGCTGCGCCGGGCGGCCTACCTCAACATGTCGGAGGACCCTTCCCATCCCTCCATGGCCCTCAACACGCGCTTCAGCGAGGTGGAGTGTCTGGCTGAGTCTCACCAACACCTCAGCAAGGAGTCCATGTCGGGGAACAAGCCCGCCAACGCCGTCCTGCACAAAG TGCTAAAACAGCTGGAGGAGCTTCTCAGTGACATGAAGGCAGATGTCACCCGTCTCCCGGCAACCATCGCCCGGATACCCCCCGTCGCAGTGAGACTCCAGATGTCCGAGAGGAACATCCTGAGCCGCCTGGCCAGCAGAGGCCCCGAACCACAACCTCAACAACAGCAG ATGTCGCAGCAGTAG